The nucleotide sequence TCACGGGTGGAGAGTGAGGGCCGCACAGGTGACGGGCTGTGCTGAGGCCCCAGCAGCGAGTCTTCTGCTACCACGTGGTGAGAGGTCAGGCTGCGCCCAGATTTGAGACAAGCGATGGGGACAGAGGGGCCTGCTGCAAGGTCCTGTGGGTCCTCTCCCGAGGAGGAAAGGCCCAGAGAGAGCGCTTCCCCATGCCGCGGTGCCCAGCCTGCGGGCGGGGCGGGTTGCCAGATGTAAGGTGGCCTGGGTGTCCTGACAACATGGGGTTAAACTAGattgcacacacgtgtgtgcacatgtgagcaGCTATCTACATGGCTCTGCAGAGCGCTACATAGCTATGCATATACACATCttacatacatatacagataCATAGTCATATACATATCTCGCTACGTTTACAGTAGAAAACACGCAAGGCCCGCGGCCCTGGCCCGGCTCTCCCCAGGACTGGGCGTCTGAGGCTCCCGGGAAcagcccagggcagcccctgcctggggGCAAGATGACCCCGGCGGAGTGGGGCTCCAAGTTCACAGCAAGGGGCTGATGGCAGCTGCTGCTCTAAACACATACAGTTGACATGTCTGCTCTAAGGAACCCCGAACGCCAtcacccccacctgcccagccgGAGACCCCACCGCCTGGCCCTGCCTTTTCCcctcccttgccctccctccctctagtGCTGAGTATTAAAATAGTCTATAAAAGCGAGTGACCAAAAATCTATAGCTCTAAGAATACCTGGTTATTTTctgctgtcttttgtttttctggtgtgtgtgggtttttaacgattattattgttattggtGTATCTCCTAATCACAGTTAACcctgaaggaggcagggagggaggaggggtgcgAAGGGGAGGGGACCCCGCTCACAGGTTGGACGGCAGTTTGGAGCGCGCCGGCTCGGACCTGGCCCCAGGTTCCCTCTGGGGTGCAGCAGTCAGAGGGGGCCCCCCAGAAGAGGTGGCTTTTGCCCCAAACAAAGAAAGAGGGGGTGGCAAAGAACCTGAGGATGTCTTCCGAGGCAGAGTGACGTGCTGGCCTGGGACGGCACCATAGGGCCTCCCGGGGGGCCCGAGGCCCCCACTGCCCGCGCTGCTGCCCCCCGCCCTGGGCAGGAGCGGGAAGGCAGCCACGGACTCCCCGGAGGAGTGTGGAGAGGCTCTGCGGAGAGTCTGCACCCCGTCCTGGGGCAGGGCCGGCTGAGAGGCTGAGATGAGCTTGAGGTCCTGGGTTAGGCGGCCTGGGGTGAGGGGGGGTGTGCCCCGGCGCTGGGGGACCTGGGGCGGTGGGGGGCTGGACGCGGGCGGCAGGAGCAGGGAGCTGTGGGAGCCAGAGGCCCGGGGTGGGGCACTGGGGAAAGTTCTTGGGGGGCCTGGGCTGTGGCCCGGCGGGCTGACACCTCCCCGGGGGGGAAAGGCTCCAGGGGACGCCCCCCCAGAGGCCCCTGCCACGAGGGACTGCCGCTCGGGCTGCCGAGGGGGTGTCTCTGGCGTACATGCTGGGCCGGcggccaggcctggggacagcTCCCCGGGAGGCTGGCCCAGCTGCCCAGGGCTGGACGACGGGGACCTGCACGAGGGCGGGGGCGGCAGGAAGTGCTCCAGGAGCCCCAGGCCTCCGCGGGCCCCTGGCAGCGGGGGCGGCTGGGCGGCCTGTGGGGAGCGGGCACCTGGCTGCAGTGGGGTGAGCAGCGGAGAATCGGAAGAGGACAGGGAGCCGCCCAGCGCCTTGTGGAAGTGGCCAAACCCAGCTGTGGTGGCGGCAGCCGTGGCAGCGGGGGGCGTGGGAGCCGGCGGGGAGCCGCAGGCCCCTGGCGGCGGGGAGGAGCTGGACGAGGGCAGGAGGGGGCTCAGTCCAGCGGGCGCGGAGAAGCCGGCCAGCTGCTGGATGTGGAAGGAAGATGAGGACGGCGTGTCCACCTGGGAGGGGCTGCTGGCGGGCGAGGCGGAGCCCAGCGCGGAGGGGATCAGGGACTGCAGGCGCTTCAGGTGCCTGGGCGTTTGCCCGGCCCCCAGGTTGCCCAGCGCGGGTCCTGGGGGCGGGCGGAAGATGGCGGTGGGCAGGCGGGGGTGGTGGGTGAGGGCTATGGCCACGGACGTGGTGGCAGCGGCAGCTTGCAGGGGTGCCTGGATCAGCGGTGTCCAGATGACGGGCGTGGGGGCCGGGGTGGCCGAGGCCGCGGCCTGGACGCGGTGGGCACAGTGGGCCATCTCCCGGTCGTGCTGCACGATCTGCTGGATGATCTCGTTCTCCTGGTAGTTGAACACGCCGGAGTTGAGGTCATGCTGCACTTTGTGCAGGAGGATGGAGTTCTTCTTGCCTGCACCAGGGAACAAGGACAGGCGCtcagggcggggcggggaggagaCGGGGAGGGGCAGGCCTGGCTCGCTGCTCAGGAACCCCAGCTCCCGCCCATCCCCTCACCGATGCGGTCCAGGCGGTCCAGCGCCACGGTCTCGAAGGCCCGCCGCATCATGGGGTACTCCTCCAGCACCTCGTTGAAGTTGTCCACGCTCAGCGAGTAGAGGCGGCAGTAGGTGTCGGCCCTGACGCTGGCCGTGCGCCGGCCCCGGGTCAGCAGGCAGATCTCTGCCGGGACAGAGGGCCCAGGGTGAGGCTGCGCAGCCGTCCAGGGCGCCGGGCTGCCCGCCCTGCCCATGGGCCCCACTGCGGGCACAGAAGCCCTGGCGGGCCCAGGAGGCGGCCCCCACAGGTTGACTGCGCTGGATGCCACCCTGCCCCACCACCTGGGCACCGACCGTCTGCTCTGGGACCATGGCCTCTGCGATGGACCGAATGTGCCCCCCAAACCCATGCTGAACCCCTAATCCCAGGGTGACGGCACTGGGGTGGGACTTAGGGAAGTGCTTAGGTCGTGGGGATGGAGCCCTCGCGGCTGGAATTGGTGGCCTATAAGAAAAGGCCCGAGATCTCACTCCCTCTCTTTCTGCACGTGAGACTCGGGGAGAAGGGGTGGTCTGCGTCGCGGAAGAGAGAGCCTGacccctcaccagaacctgacgcGCTGGCGCCTGATCGcagccttccagcctccaggcgTGGGAAACACACTGCCGTTGTTTCTAAGCCACCAGTCCAGGGTACTTTGTCACAGTAGCCCACACGGACTAAGACACCCCTACCCTGGGCACACGGACACCCACCTCCAGGCTGTGGCCGTGAAGGGCCCTCAGTGCCTCGTCCTCTTGGGTGTCTCCCCAGCCCGTTCCCCGTCAGTGGTCCCCTGTCACCAGGACCCCGTGGCCACCTCACCTCCAAAGTAGGAGCCATCAGCCAGCTTGGTCTCCTTGTTGCCCTTGGTGAGCACGCTGACCACGCCGTGCTGGATGAAGTACATCTTCTTGCCAATGGTGCCTTCCCGGATGATGTAGTCCCCGGGCTGGAAGACCTCAAAGCGCAGCTTGGTCAGCATGGACGTCACAAAGTTGGGGTCCGCGTTGGCAAACAGTGGCATGGAGGCCACCAGCTTCCGGCAGTTAAAGTTGATGATCTCCTGCTCCCGGGTGGGTGGGGTGGAacaggaaggaggaggtgaggggaaCCGGCTGCCAGGAAGGCCGGGCCCCCCAGCCCACGCAGCCTGCCAAGCTCACCTCCCGCAGCGGCTCGCTCAGCTCGCCGAGGATGCTCTCCTCGTCGAACATCTTGCCCTGGTAGCGGTGCTCGTAGTAGTCGTGGATGCGCTGCCGGGTGTCGGGCGGGAGCTTGTGGAAGGACATGTACTGCTCCACCTGCTTGTACTGGGGCCCGGGAGAGAGGGAGGCGCTGTCAGTCAGTCACcgccccaccctggccctgctGGTGCCAGAGCCAGCCACTGCCCCTACAGGCTTTCTTGGCCAACCCTGGCCCTTGACATCTGAGCTCCTCAGTGTGGGTATGATCCCACTGAGCCCCCAAAATGGTCCTGGCTCCCAGCTGCCTGGAATGGAGGAGGGGCCCATCAGTGTCTGGTCCTCACTGTGTTCAGTAAATACTATGGGATGAGTGGGTGACAACAGGCAGGCCAGGAGGTCCATCAGGCCTCCTCTGGACGTCTGTTCTCTCTCTGTCACGCTGGGGACAGAAGGCCTCACTGACTCTGGGGGTTTGGAGCTGTATCCTACCAGTAGTGACAGACTGGCACACCAGCAGGATGGGGCGGCAGTGGGTGGGAAGGACTGGAGGCGGCACCAAGGGTGCCTGGCCCATGCCACCACACGCACCCAACCGAGGCTCAGCGGAGCTCCCGAGTCTTTTGTTGAGAGCAACTAGCCCCAGCCCAAGGCAAAGACAAGGCAGACCTACGTGAAGGGCCCTTCAAATAGAGGTTCGGGTACTAGAGATTTGTGAACCTAAGTCCTTGAGGCTCAAATCCACTAAGAAACAATCCTGCCCATCCTGGCAGTGAGGGGTGGACACAGCTCTGATCCTCTGGATTGTGGGTGACCGTGGGATCCCAAGAGCAGGGCTCGGGACAGGAGGGATGACAAGGCAATGACAGACTCTTCCCAGGTGGGAAGTAGGGGaggccctgcagccctgggagcGGCGAGAGGCAGGCCGGCTCTTAAACGGCAGTGCTCCAAGAGGGGACACGGGGC is from Microcebus murinus isolate Inina chromosome 6, M.murinus_Inina_mat1.0, whole genome shotgun sequence and encodes:
- the HCN4 gene encoding potassium/sodium hyperpolarization-activated cyclic nucleotide-gated channel 4; the protein is MDKLPPSMRKRLYSLPQQVGAKAWIMDEEEDAEEDGAGGRQDPSRRSIRLRPLPSPSPSVAAGSAESRGAALGAADSEGPARGAAKSSTNGDCRRFRGSLASLGSRGGGGGAGSGSSHGHLHDSAEERRLIAEGDASPGEDRTPPGLAAESERPGASPPPPQQPPQPASASCEQPSADTAVKVEGGAAAGDQILPEAEVRLGQAGFMQRQFGAMLQPGVNKFSLRMFGSQKAVEREQERVKSAGFWIIHPYSDFRFYWDLTMLLLMVGNLIIIPVGITFFKDENTTPWIVFNVVSDTFFLIDLVLNFRTGIVVEDNTEIILDPQRIKMKYLKSWFVVDFISSIPVDYIFLIVETRIDSEVYKTARALRIVRFTKILSLLRLLRLSRLIRYIHQWEEIFHMTYDLASAVVRIVNLIGMMLLLCHWDGCLQFLVPMLQDFPDDCWVSINHMVNSSWGKQYSYALFKAMSHMLCIGYGRQAPVGMSDVWLTMLSMIVGATCYAMFIGHATALIQSLDSSRRQYQEKYKQVEQYMSFHKLPPDTRQRIHDYYEHRYQGKMFDEESILGELSEPLREEIINFNCRKLVASMPLFANADPNFVTSMLTKLRFEVFQPGDYIIREGTIGKKMYFIQHGVVSVLTKGNKETKLADGSYFGEICLLTRGRRTASVRADTYCRLYSLSVDNFNEVLEEYPMMRRAFETVALDRLDRIGKKNSILLHKVQHDLNSGVFNYQENEIIQQIVQHDREMAHCAHRVQAAASATPAPTPVIWTPLIQAPLQAAAATTSVAIALTHHPRLPTAIFRPPPGPALGNLGAGQTPRHLKRLQSLIPSALGSASPASSPSQVDTPSSSSFHIQQLAGFSAPAGLSPLLPSSSSSPPPGACGSPPAPTPPAATAAATTAGFGHFHKALGGSLSSSDSPLLTPLQPGARSPQAAQPPPLPGARGGLGLLEHFLPPPPSCRSPSSSPGQLGQPPGELSPGLAAGPACTPETPPRQPERQSLVAGASGGASPGAFPPRGGVSPPGHSPGPPRTFPSAPPRASGSHSSLLLPPASSPPPPQVPQRRGTPPLTPGRLTQDLKLISASQPALPQDGVQTLRRASPHSSGESVAAFPLLPRAGGSSAGSGGLGPPGRPYGAVPGQHVTLPRKTSSGSLPPPLSLFGAKATSSGGPPLTAAPQREPGARSEPARSKLPSNL